The proteins below are encoded in one region of Rhinolophus sinicus isolate RSC01 linkage group LG07, ASM3656204v1, whole genome shotgun sequence:
- the ASAH2 gene encoding neutral ceramidase isoform X2: protein MKQHLQSMDHTLCLLTSSSSESLLRPLLRIVDRPPMGKNFGDVLQPPNPKYRVGEVVEVTFVGANPKNSAENRTHQTFLTVEKYESISTTWQIVHNDASWETRFNWHKGLLGRSNATIEWHIPDTAQPGIYRIRYFGHNRKQDFLKPAVILPFESTSSTFEVVTT from the exons ATGAAGCAGCATCTACAATCTATGGACCACACACTCTGTCTGCTTACATCCAGCTCTTCAGAGTCCTTGCTAAGGCCATTGCTACG TATTGTGGATAGACCACCAATGGGCAAGAATTTTGGTGATGTCCTACAGCCCCCGAATCCTAAATACAGAGTG GGAGAAGTTGTTGAAGTTACATTTGTTGGTGCTAACCCAAAGAATTCAGCAGAAAACCGG ACCCATCAGACTTTCCTCACCGTGGAGAAATATGAGAGCATTTCCACAACGTGGCAGATAGTGCATAATGATGCCTCCTGGGAGACTCG TTTCAATTGGCACAAGGGACTCCTGGGTCGTAGCAATGCAACGATAGAATGGCATATTCCAGATACTGCCCAGCCTGGAATCTACAGAATAAGATACTTTGGACACAATCGGAAGCAGGACTTCCTCAAGCCTGCGGTCATACTTCCATTTGAAAGCACTTCCTCCACTTTTGAAGTTGTAACTACTTAG